From Streptomyces sp. Edi4, one genomic window encodes:
- a CDS encoding alanine racemase: MAELGAERVDHRFKGLPPDAEGLTVAELAAQRRSLFTGGFTTPVLTLSAEALDHNLGLLETYARRHGLAFAPHGKTSMAPQLFARQVERGAWGITLAVPHQVRVARAFGTERIFLANELVDAAALRWIAGELERDPAFRFICYVDSVRGVELMDQALRGACARRVDVVVELAAGEGARTGVRTEAECARVADAVAGTGTLRLVGVAGYEGEVPGADPERVRDYLGRLVSLAAGFDAAGRFAGLGVDEIVLSAGGSAWFDVVADVFTSVPQLSLPVLKLLRSGAYVSHDDGHYRKLTPFNRVPAEGALRPAFLLWAQVVSRPSPEQAFVNAGKRDAAYDLDLPVVRVVRDAVSGVVRDGSGISVTGLSDQHGWLRTEAGVSLSVGDWVGMGLSHPCTVFDKWGLIPVAGEDGVVADYIRTLF, encoded by the coding sequence CTGGCGGAGCTGGGCGCCGAGCGCGTCGACCACCGCTTCAAGGGGCTGCCGCCGGACGCGGAGGGGCTGACCGTCGCCGAACTCGCCGCGCAGCGCCGCTCCCTGTTCACCGGCGGCTTCACCACGCCGGTCCTGACGCTGTCGGCGGAAGCGCTCGACCACAATCTCGGCCTCCTGGAAACGTACGCGCGGCGCCACGGTCTGGCGTTCGCGCCGCACGGCAAGACCTCGATGGCGCCCCAGCTCTTCGCCCGCCAGGTGGAGCGCGGCGCCTGGGGGATCACCCTGGCGGTGCCCCACCAGGTGCGCGTGGCACGGGCGTTCGGCACCGAGCGGATCTTCCTCGCGAACGAGCTGGTGGACGCGGCGGCGCTGCGCTGGATCGCCGGGGAGCTGGAGCGCGACCCGGCTTTCCGCTTCATCTGCTACGTCGATTCCGTACGCGGCGTCGAACTCATGGACCAGGCGCTGCGGGGCGCGTGCGCGCGGCGGGTGGACGTGGTGGTGGAGCTCGCCGCGGGCGAGGGCGCGCGGACCGGGGTGCGCACGGAGGCCGAGTGCGCGCGGGTCGCCGACGCGGTGGCCGGCACGGGCACGCTGCGGCTCGTGGGGGTCGCCGGGTACGAGGGCGAGGTGCCGGGCGCCGATCCCGAGCGGGTACGGGACTATCTCGGCCGGCTCGTCTCGCTGGCGGCCGGTTTCGACGCGGCGGGGCGGTTCGCGGGGCTCGGCGTGGACGAGATCGTGCTCAGCGCGGGCGGCTCCGCGTGGTTCGACGTGGTCGCGGACGTCTTCACGTCCGTGCCCCAACTCTCGCTTCCCGTGCTGAAGTTGCTGCGCTCCGGTGCGTACGTCTCGCACGACGACGGGCACTACCGCAAGCTCACGCCCTTCAACCGGGTGCCGGCCGAGGGGGCCCTGCGGCCCGCGTTCCTGCTGTGGGCCCAGGTCGTCTCCCGGCCCTCCCCCGAGCAGGCCTTCGTCAACGCGGGGAAGCGGGACGCGGCGTACGACCTGGATCTGCCGGTGGTGCGGGTGGTGCGGGACGCGGTGAGCGGGGTGGTGCGGGACGGGTCGGGGATCTCGGTTACGGGGCTCTCCGATCAGCACGGGTGGCTTCGCACGGAGGCGGGGGTTTCGCTGTCC
- a CDS encoding sugar kinase — protein MTQGPPAEADAVDAAVDVVCLGESMVTFLPLRPGRLADVPAFERTIGGAESNVACALAAAGHSTRWVSRVGADGFGDHLVETIGGYGVDVRAVRRDPHRPTGIYFRTADDRTADGHEVLYYRAGSAASAMSPATVPHRDLWAGRVLHLSGITAALSDDCLALMRDLLARRPGRPSVSFDINYRPGLWRDAAGPRVLLDLARGADIVFVGADEAEAAWGMRGPAALREALPEPDVLVVKQGAAGATVFARGSGHVAERAPRVEVVAPAGAGDAFAAGFLSATLRGLPVRDRIRHGHLMAAAVLTVPGDLTRPPAPSPAAVPPGTGPRHTSWTARADRLVALDDTAWGRLRLGPGWTGDDQEVRTS, from the coding sequence GTGACCCAGGGACCCCCAGCCGAGGCGGACGCCGTCGACGCCGCCGTCGATGTCGTCTGCCTCGGGGAGTCCATGGTCACCTTTCTTCCCCTCCGGCCGGGCCGCCTCGCCGACGTGCCCGCCTTCGAGCGGACGATCGGCGGTGCCGAGTCCAATGTGGCCTGCGCGCTGGCCGCCGCCGGGCACAGCACCCGCTGGGTCAGCCGGGTCGGCGCGGACGGCTTCGGCGACCATCTGGTGGAGACCATCGGCGGCTACGGTGTCGACGTGCGCGCGGTGCGCCGCGACCCGCACCGGCCCACCGGCATCTACTTCCGCACCGCCGACGACCGCACCGCCGACGGCCACGAGGTCCTGTACTACCGCGCCGGGTCCGCGGCCTCCGCCATGTCACCGGCCACCGTGCCCCACCGCGACCTGTGGGCGGGCCGCGTCCTGCACCTGTCGGGCATCACCGCCGCGCTCTCCGACGACTGCCTCGCCCTGATGCGCGACCTCCTGGCACGCCGGCCCGGCCGGCCATCGGTGTCCTTCGACATCAACTACCGGCCGGGACTGTGGCGCGACGCGGCCGGGCCCCGGGTCCTGCTCGACCTGGCCAGGGGCGCGGACATCGTCTTCGTCGGCGCGGACGAGGCGGAGGCGGCATGGGGGATGCGCGGACCTGCCGCCCTGCGTGAGGCGCTGCCCGAACCGGACGTGCTGGTGGTGAAGCAGGGCGCGGCCGGTGCGACGGTCTTCGCGCGGGGGAGCGGACACGTGGCCGAGCGGGCGCCGCGCGTGGAGGTGGTGGCCCCCGCCGGCGCGGGCGACGCCTTCGCCGCCGGGTTCCTCAGCGCCACCCTGCGCGGCCTGCCCGTACGCGACCGGATCCGGCACGGACACCTCATGGCCGCCGCCGTGCTCACCGTGCCCGGCGACCTCACCCGGCCGCCCGCTCCCAGCCCGGCCGCCGTCCCGCCCGGAACCGGCCCGCGGCACACCTCCTGGACGGCGCGCGCCGACCGGCTCGTGGCCCTGGACGACACCGCCTGGGGGAGACTTCGTCTCGGCCCCGGGTGGACGGGGGACGACCAGGAGGTACGTACGTCATGA
- a CDS encoding IclR family transcriptional regulator has protein sequence MSQTVDRALSILPLLARGPADLGQVADRLGVHKSTALRLLRTLHEHGLVYRQEDQRYRLGARLFALAQEAVENLDVREIAHPHLVTLNERIGHTVHLAVYEDGEVLYIDKVESRYPVRMYSRIGKPVAITVAAVAKLLLADLPEAERRAVADKLDYPSYTPRSTPNAAAFLKELATVREQGWATDLGGHEESINCVGAPIHGADGRVVAAMSVSAPNVVVTAEELLALLPQVRRTAQDISREYSGTGTGSDAEPGPSSDLSSAPTPNTPFV, from the coding sequence ATGAGCCAGACCGTCGACCGGGCGCTGAGCATCCTGCCGCTGCTCGCGCGGGGCCCCGCCGACCTCGGGCAGGTCGCCGACCGGCTCGGGGTGCACAAGTCCACCGCGCTGCGGCTCCTGCGCACCCTGCACGAGCACGGGCTCGTCTACCGCCAGGAGGACCAGCGCTACCGGCTCGGCGCCCGGCTCTTCGCCCTCGCGCAGGAAGCCGTCGAGAACCTGGACGTGCGCGAGATCGCCCACCCCCACCTCGTCACGCTGAACGAGCGGATCGGCCACACCGTCCACCTCGCCGTGTACGAGGATGGCGAAGTCCTCTACATCGACAAGGTCGAGAGCCGCTACCCGGTGCGGATGTACTCGCGCATCGGCAAGCCCGTCGCCATCACGGTGGCCGCCGTGGCCAAACTGCTCCTGGCCGACCTGCCGGAGGCCGAGCGCCGCGCCGTCGCGGACAAGCTCGACTACCCCTCGTACACGCCCCGTTCGACGCCCAACGCGGCCGCGTTCCTCAAGGAACTGGCGACGGTGCGCGAGCAGGGGTGGGCCACCGACCTCGGCGGCCACGAGGAGTCCATCAACTGCGTCGGGGCGCCCATCCACGGCGCGGACGGTCGCGTCGTCGCCGCCATGTCGGTCTCCGCGCCCAACGTCGTGGTCACCGCCGAAGAACTCCTCGCCCTGCTCCCGCAGGTGCGCCGCACGGCGCAGGACATCAGCCGGGAGTACTCCGGCACCGGCACCGGCTCCGACGCCGAACCCGGTCCGAGCTCCGACCTCAGCTCTGCCCCCACCCCCAACACTCCATTCGTATAA
- a CDS encoding RidA family protein — translation MTEKTALTPATHTTPPARFSHGVKKGNILQVAGQVGFLPAAEGQAPTPAGPTLREQTLQTFANVKAILEEGGASWDDVMMMRVYLTDVAHFAEMNEIYNDYFEEQGLKAPAAARTTVYVGLPPGLLIEIDALAVLDA, via the coding sequence ATGACCGAGAAGACCGCGCTCACCCCGGCCACGCACACCACCCCGCCCGCCAGGTTCTCGCACGGCGTGAAGAAGGGGAACATCCTCCAGGTCGCGGGCCAGGTCGGTTTCCTTCCTGCGGCCGAGGGCCAGGCCCCGACCCCGGCCGGCCCCACCCTGCGCGAGCAGACCCTCCAGACCTTCGCCAATGTCAAGGCGATCCTGGAGGAGGGCGGCGCGAGCTGGGACGACGTGATGATGATGCGCGTCTACCTCACCGACGTGGCCCACTTCGCCGAGATGAACGAGATCTACAACGACTACTTCGAGGAGCAGGGCCTCAAGGCCCCCGCCGCCGCTCGTACGACGGTGTACGTGGGCCTGCCGCCCGGCCTCCTCATCGAGATCGACGCCCTCGCGGTCCTGGACGCCTGA
- a CDS encoding gluconate:H+ symporter — MSFPAVAAAAPPPPVHTGGILPLIGGTAGLLTVAVLGIALLLFLIIRVRLQPFVALLAVSIAVGLGAGLSVTELFGTVQKSAAVSVVESGMGGILGHVAIIIGLGTMLGAILEVSGGAEVLSGRLLGLFGEKRAPLAMGLTGLIFGIPVFFDVGIFVLAPIVYAAAKIPQAPPTSSGAVGTPTGRSILLYCMPLLAGLSMTHAFLPPHPGPVAAAGLFHVSLGWVILMGAVVGVPAVLAAWGYAAWIGRRVFVAVPQDMVEAAEEAKAAVAAEQAASGVTPREDPVPLGAVLAIIGTPLALILAATFSSVALDPSTLRSVLEFFGHPFVALTIALLLAYYLLGIRRGWSRRSLERVSTSSLKPIGNILLVVGAGGVFGAVLKASGIADALATTFHDVGLPVILLAWLISVVLRVAQGSATVAIVTTAGIVVPLVEGSGYSQAHLALIIMAISAGSIFASHVNDGGFWMVAKYFGISERDTLKSWTVLESVLSVAGFAVAALLSLLI; from the coding sequence ATGTCGTTCCCAGCTGTCGCGGCCGCCGCCCCACCCCCGCCCGTCCACACCGGTGGCATCCTGCCCCTGATCGGCGGCACCGCCGGTCTGCTGACCGTCGCCGTCCTCGGTATCGCGCTCCTCCTCTTCCTGATCATCAGAGTCAGACTCCAGCCCTTCGTGGCGCTGCTCGCGGTCTCCATAGCCGTCGGCCTGGGCGCGGGCCTTTCGGTCACCGAGCTGTTCGGCACGGTCCAGAAGTCCGCCGCCGTCTCCGTCGTCGAATCGGGCATGGGCGGCATCCTCGGACATGTGGCGATCATCATCGGGCTCGGCACGATGCTGGGCGCGATCCTCGAAGTCAGCGGCGGCGCTGAGGTGTTGAGCGGCCGGCTGCTCGGCCTGTTCGGGGAGAAGCGCGCCCCCCTCGCGATGGGGCTCACCGGCCTGATCTTCGGCATCCCGGTCTTCTTCGACGTCGGCATCTTCGTCCTCGCGCCGATCGTGTACGCGGCCGCGAAAATCCCCCAAGCGCCTCCGACAAGCTCCGGTGCCGTGGGGACCCCCACCGGCAGGTCGATCCTGCTGTACTGCATGCCGCTGCTCGCGGGTCTGTCCATGACCCACGCCTTCCTGCCGCCGCACCCGGGCCCGGTCGCCGCGGCCGGCCTGTTCCACGTCTCGCTCGGCTGGGTCATCCTGATGGGCGCCGTCGTCGGCGTCCCCGCCGTGCTCGCCGCCTGGGGGTACGCCGCCTGGATCGGCAGGCGCGTCTTCGTCGCGGTGCCCCAGGACATGGTCGAGGCCGCCGAGGAGGCGAAGGCCGCCGTCGCCGCCGAACAGGCGGCGTCCGGGGTCACCCCGCGGGAGGACCCGGTGCCGCTCGGCGCGGTCCTCGCCATCATCGGCACCCCGCTCGCCCTGATCCTGGCCGCCACCTTCTCCTCGGTCGCCCTCGACCCCTCCACGCTCCGCTCGGTCCTGGAGTTCTTCGGCCACCCGTTCGTGGCCCTGACCATCGCGCTGCTGCTCGCCTACTACCTGCTCGGCATCCGGCGCGGCTGGTCGCGCAGGTCCCTGGAGAGGGTGTCGACCTCGTCGCTCAAGCCGATCGGCAACATCCTGCTGGTGGTCGGCGCGGGCGGCGTCTTCGGCGCGGTCCTCAAGGCCTCCGGCATCGCGGACGCGCTCGCCACCACCTTCCACGACGTAGGCCTTCCGGTGATCCTGCTCGCCTGGCTGATCTCGGTCGTCCTGCGCGTGGCCCAGGGCTCGGCGACGGTCGCGATCGTCACCACGGCCGGCATCGTGGTCCCCCTGGTGGAGGGCTCGGGATACTCCCAGGCCCATCTGGCCCTGATCATCATGGCGATCTCGGCGGGCTCGATCTTCGCCTCGCACGTCAACGACGGCGGCTTCTGGATGGTGGCCAAGTACTTCGGCATCTCCGAACGCGACACCCTGAAGTCCTGGACGGTCCTGGAATCGGTTCTGTCGGTCGCGGGTTTCGCGGTGGCGGCGTTGCTCAGCCTGTTGATCTAG
- a CDS encoding serine protease, which produces MKKSFVGALGAVSALLLAAAGAAPAVAAQTSGGKAAPARPATKAVTFAGTVALSNCSGSVVRTPSSQPSDPALVLSNGHCLETGFPGAGEVITDQPSSRSFSLLNASGSKVATLRATKVSYATMTDTDISIYQLNTSYAKIQSSYGISALTLNDTHPVQGTAIKVVSGYWKRTYSCNVDGFVYRLKEGDWTWKDSVRYTSSCNTIGGTSGSPVIDTATGKVVAVNNTGNEDGERCTENNPCEVDENGNVTVRQGINYAEETYLIVPCIGAGSVIDLSRAGCALPKP; this is translated from the coding sequence ATGAAGAAGTCCTTCGTCGGCGCACTCGGCGCCGTCAGTGCCCTGCTGCTCGCGGCCGCGGGCGCGGCGCCCGCCGTCGCCGCGCAAACCTCCGGCGGGAAGGCCGCCCCAGCCAGGCCCGCCACCAAGGCGGTCACCTTCGCCGGGACGGTGGCGCTGAGCAACTGCTCCGGCTCCGTGGTCCGTACGCCCAGCTCGCAGCCGAGCGACCCCGCGCTCGTGCTCTCCAACGGCCACTGCCTGGAAACCGGGTTCCCCGGCGCCGGAGAGGTCATCACCGACCAGCCGTCGTCCCGCTCGTTCTCACTCCTGAACGCCTCGGGCTCCAAGGTCGCCACGCTGCGCGCCACCAAGGTCTCGTACGCCACGATGACCGACACGGACATCTCGATCTACCAGCTCAATACGTCCTACGCCAAGATCCAGAGCAGCTACGGGATCAGCGCGCTCACCCTCAATGACACCCACCCGGTCCAGGGCACGGCCATCAAGGTCGTCTCCGGGTACTGGAAGCGCACCTACAGCTGCAATGTGGACGGGTTCGTCTACCGCCTCAAGGAGGGCGACTGGACCTGGAAGGACTCGGTCCGCTACACCTCGTCCTGCAACACCATCGGCGGCACCTCGGGCTCCCCGGTGATCGACACGGCGACCGGCAAGGTCGTCGCCGTCAACAACACCGGCAACGAGGACGGCGAGCGCTGCACGGAGAACAACCCGTGCGAGGTCGACGAGAACGGCAACGTCACCGTCCGCCAGGGCATCAACTACGCCGAGGAGACGTACCTCATCGTCCCCTGCATAGGCGCGGGCAGCGTGATCGACCTGAGCCGCGCGGGCTGCGCCCTGCCCAAGCCCTGA
- a CDS encoding glycoside hydrolase family 18 protein — MAGLSGTAQAADVNNVRNAGFEAGLGGWSCSAGSGATVSSPVHAGTAALKATPSGSDTAQCAQTVAVQPNSTYTLSAWVQGSYVYLGATGTGTSDVSTWTPGTGSGYGQLTTTFKTGAATTSVQIYTHGWYGQPAYYADDISVYGPDGGGGGDPAPTVPAAPGGLAVGSVTSSSVNLSWGAVSGASGYNVYQGGAKVQSVTGSSATVTNLSASTSYQFQVSATNAAGESPKSAAVTATTSASGGTPPGGGAVPKHAVTGYWQNFNNGATVQKLSDVPANYDIIAVAFADATSTPGAVSFTLDSAGLGGYSVDQFKADIAAKHAAGKSVVISIGGQNGTISVGDSTSANNFANSVYALMQTYGFDGVDIDLENGLNSTYMTQALKAIAAKGGAKTVITMAPQTIDMQSPSNEYFKTALNIKDILTVVNMQYYNSGSMNGCDGNVYSQGTVDFLTALACIQLQGGLDPSQVGLGVPASTSGAGSGYVSPSVVNAALDCLTKGTSCGTFHPAKTYPSLRGAMTWSTNWDATSGNAWSNAVGPHVHALP, encoded by the coding sequence ATGGCCGGGCTCTCCGGCACCGCTCAGGCGGCCGACGTCAACAATGTGAGGAACGCCGGATTCGAGGCGGGTCTCGGTGGCTGGAGCTGTTCGGCCGGCAGCGGCGCCACCGTCTCCTCGCCCGTGCACGCCGGGACCGCCGCCCTCAAGGCCACGCCCTCGGGCTCGGACACCGCCCAGTGCGCGCAGACCGTCGCCGTCCAGCCCAACTCGACGTACACGCTGAGCGCCTGGGTCCAGGGCAGTTACGTCTACCTCGGCGCCACCGGCACCGGCACATCCGACGTCTCCACCTGGACGCCCGGCACCGGCTCCGGGTACGGGCAGCTGACCACCACGTTCAAGACCGGCGCCGCCACCACCTCGGTGCAGATCTACACCCACGGCTGGTACGGGCAGCCCGCCTACTACGCCGACGACATATCCGTGTACGGGCCCGACGGCGGCGGTGGCGGCGACCCGGCGCCCACGGTCCCGGCCGCGCCCGGCGGCCTCGCGGTCGGCTCGGTCACCTCCTCGTCGGTGAACCTGTCGTGGGGCGCGGTGTCCGGCGCGAGCGGATACAACGTCTACCAGGGCGGCGCCAAGGTGCAGTCCGTGACGGGCAGTTCGGCGACCGTGACCAATCTGAGCGCCTCCACCTCCTACCAGTTCCAGGTGAGTGCGACCAACGCCGCGGGCGAGTCCCCCAAGTCGGCCGCCGTCACCGCCACGACCTCGGCGTCGGGCGGCACTCCGCCCGGCGGCGGCGCCGTACCCAAGCACGCGGTGACCGGCTACTGGCAGAACTTCAACAACGGCGCCACCGTGCAGAAGCTCAGCGACGTGCCGGCGAACTACGACATCATCGCCGTCGCCTTCGCGGACGCCACCAGCACACCGGGCGCGGTCAGCTTCACGCTCGACTCGGCCGGACTCGGCGGCTACAGCGTCGACCAGTTCAAGGCCGACATCGCCGCCAAGCACGCCGCCGGCAAGTCCGTCGTCATCTCCATCGGCGGCCAGAACGGCACGATCTCCGTGGGCGACTCCACCTCGGCGAACAACTTCGCCAATTCCGTCTACGCGCTGATGCAGACGTACGGCTTCGACGGTGTCGACATCGATCTGGAGAACGGGCTCAACTCCACCTACATGACACAGGCGTTGAAGGCGATCGCGGCGAAGGGCGGCGCGAAGACCGTCATCACGATGGCCCCGCAGACCATCGACATGCAGTCCCCCTCGAACGAGTACTTCAAGACGGCGCTCAACATCAAGGACATCCTGACCGTCGTCAACATGCAGTACTACAACAGCGGTTCGATGAACGGATGCGACGGCAACGTCTACTCCCAGGGCACGGTCGACTTCCTGACCGCGCTCGCCTGCATCCAGCTCCAGGGCGGGCTCGACCCCTCCCAGGTCGGTCTCGGCGTTCCGGCCTCCACGTCCGGCGCGGGCAGCGGCTATGTGTCGCCGTCCGTGGTGAACGCGGCCCTCGACTGCCTGACCAAGGGCACCAGCTGCGGCACCTTCCACCCGGCCAAGACCTACCCGTCCCTGCGCGGCGCGATGACCTGGTCCACCAACTGGGACGCCACCTCGGGCAACGCCTGGTCCAACGCGGTCGGGCCGCACGTCCACGCCCTGCCGTAA
- the cpaB gene encoding Flp pilus assembly protein CpaB gives MNSRQRRGIILLLLSVLCALGAFAGVLAVISDVDSKVGPEVTAYRLKDDIDAYAPLRAAQFEKTSMPKRWLSRGAVTDLSDVVGKMAATHLTKGSLLQDGMFTDRPQLKPGEQEIAIMIDASTGVAGKINGNDSVNIFATFAATKQGDTAESKLIVANARVIQVGAVQSLSPNSSDKNQATQAVPITFALSTLDAQRVAYAESFATHVRLALVGRGNGDSAIPPGDRTYRLEKDQ, from the coding sequence ATGAACTCCCGCCAGCGCCGCGGCATCATCCTTCTTCTCCTCTCGGTCCTGTGCGCCCTCGGCGCCTTCGCCGGGGTGCTCGCGGTGATCAGCGACGTGGACTCCAAGGTGGGACCCGAGGTGACGGCGTACAGACTCAAGGACGACATAGACGCCTACGCGCCCCTGAGGGCCGCCCAGTTCGAGAAGACGAGCATGCCCAAGCGCTGGCTCTCCCGGGGCGCGGTGACCGACCTCTCCGACGTCGTGGGCAAGATGGCCGCCACCCACCTCACCAAGGGATCGCTGCTCCAGGACGGCATGTTCACCGACCGGCCCCAACTCAAGCCCGGTGAACAGGAGATCGCCATCATGATCGACGCGTCGACCGGTGTCGCCGGAAAGATCAACGGAAACGACAGCGTCAACATCTTCGCCACGTTCGCCGCCACGAAACAGGGCGACACCGCCGAGTCCAAACTCATCGTGGCGAACGCCCGGGTCATCCAAGTGGGCGCGGTCCAGTCGCTCAGCCCCAACTCCTCCGACAAGAACCAGGCGACCCAAGCCGTTCCCATCACCTTCGCCCTCAGCACCCTGGACGCCCAGCGGGTCGCCTACGCCGAGTCGTTCGCCACCCATGTCCGCCTCGCGCTCGTCGGCCGCGGCAACGGCGACAGCGCGATCCCGCCCGGTGACCGTACGTACCGGCTCGAAAAGGACCAGTGA
- a CDS encoding AAA family ATPase codes for MTTRILPAVADAEAARSVTTLLSQLPDAEPSMPVSDSTQLLDTLARLAGESLDELPEVILVHERIGPLPALELVREIALRFPAVGVVLISSDAGPAVFSAAMDCGARGLIALPLSYEELAARVQAAAQWSAGVRRHLGANLDVFSGPGGTVTTVTGAKGGVGTTLVAVQLALAARASGRATVLVDMDLQAGDVASYLDVHFRRSIADLAAITDISPRVLADAVFNHESGLALLLAPGEGERGEDVTERAARQITGALRTRYEAVIVDCGSQLTAANAAVVEMADVALLVTTPDVVSVRGAKRTVRMWDRLQIRKAEETTTVVNRHTRTTEIQPPIVQKITGTKVAQTAVPAHFKELQSAVDAGRLHDLDHRSTVRQALWELAGELGLLKAPESRAKARASRGAGLVLRRRGG; via the coding sequence ATGACCACTCGTATCCTGCCGGCCGTCGCCGATGCCGAGGCCGCCCGATCCGTCACCACCCTGCTCAGCCAGCTCCCCGACGCCGAACCGTCGATGCCCGTCAGCGACTCCACGCAGCTGCTCGACACCCTGGCCAGGCTGGCGGGGGAGTCCCTGGACGAACTCCCCGAGGTCATCCTCGTCCATGAACGCATCGGACCGCTCCCGGCCCTGGAACTGGTCCGTGAAATCGCTCTGCGGTTTCCCGCGGTCGGCGTCGTCCTGATCTCATCCGACGCGGGGCCCGCCGTCTTCTCGGCCGCCATGGACTGCGGGGCGCGCGGCCTGATCGCGCTGCCGCTGTCCTACGAAGAACTCGCCGCACGCGTCCAGGCGGCGGCCCAGTGGTCCGCCGGCGTACGCCGCCACCTCGGCGCGAACCTCGACGTGTTCAGCGGCCCCGGCGGTACCGTCACCACCGTCACGGGGGCCAAGGGCGGCGTCGGGACCACCCTGGTCGCCGTCCAACTCGCCCTCGCGGCGCGGGCGTCGGGCCGCGCCACCGTCCTGGTCGACATGGACCTCCAGGCCGGTGACGTCGCCTCCTACCTCGATGTCCACTTCCGGCGCTCCATCGCCGACCTCGCCGCGATCACCGACATCTCGCCCCGCGTCCTGGCCGACGCCGTCTTCAACCACGAGAGCGGGCTCGCGCTGCTGCTCGCCCCGGGCGAGGGGGAGCGCGGCGAGGACGTCACCGAGCGGGCCGCCCGCCAGATCACCGGCGCGCTGCGTACCCGGTACGAAGCCGTCATCGTGGACTGCGGCAGCCAGCTGACCGCGGCGAACGCGGCCGTGGTGGAGATGGCCGATGTGGCACTCCTGGTCACCACCCCCGACGTCGTGTCGGTGCGGGGCGCCAAACGCACCGTACGGATGTGGGACCGGCTCCAGATCCGCAAGGCCGAGGAGACCACCACCGTGGTCAACCGGCACACCCGTACCACCGAGATCCAGCCCCCGATCGTCCAGAAGATCACCGGCACCAAGGTCGCCCAGACCGCCGTGCCGGCCCACTTCAAGGAGTTGCAGTCCGCCGTCGACGCGGGCCGCCTGCACGACCTCGACCACAGGAGCACGGTCAGACAGGCCCTGTGGGAGCTGGCCGGAGAGCTCGGGCTGCTCAAGGCTCCCGAGAGCAGGGCCAAGGCGCGGGCCTCGCGCGGTGCCGGGCTCGTCCTGCGGCGCAGGGGCGGCTGA
- a CDS encoding TadE/TadG family type IV pilus assembly protein, whose translation MRPARQAWRAGPARRLPVRADERDSGQTLIEFVGVLPLILLLLVALWQCALVGYTFVLAGNAADEGARAGAASTGDADGACRTAALRELPSSFDGAPDCHDEGTGMYRATVTLRIPVLIPGVLNGFPVDGTAAHVKER comes from the coding sequence ATGCGTCCCGCGAGGCAGGCGTGGAGGGCGGGCCCTGCGCGGCGGTTACCGGTCCGTGCGGACGAGCGGGATTCGGGACAGACCCTCATCGAGTTCGTCGGCGTGCTTCCGCTGATCCTGCTGCTGCTCGTCGCGCTGTGGCAGTGCGCCCTGGTCGGCTACACCTTCGTGCTGGCGGGCAACGCAGCGGACGAGGGGGCGCGGGCCGGGGCGGCGTCGACGGGCGACGCGGACGGCGCGTGCCGGACGGCGGCCCTGCGCGAGCTGCCCTCGTCCTTCGACGGCGCCCCCGACTGCCACGACGAAGGGACCGGCATGTACCGGGCCACCGTCACCCTGAGGATCCCCGTCCTCATCCCGGGCGTCCTCAACGGATTTCCCGTCGACGGCACCGCCGCCCATGTGAAGGAGCGCTGA